One Paenibacillus sp. FSL W8-0186 genomic window carries:
- a CDS encoding carbohydrate ABC transporter permease — translation MGESSKRRFLSGLVPNLVLAVFSITCIFPAIWLFYSSLKGKAEFYANPISLPHSPNFQQYMAILTKSKILLWMGNTIRNSVLSLAIILILGFIIGYFLSRFRFKGKNALYNYYLLGMLVPIHALMVPMYVLFTKSGMGDQWYTLILPYAAFGLPIAIFLVESYVRSIPIEVEEAANIDGCSFHRTLFSIVLPMCQPILVTVGIIQFFIVWNEFTFALILISKETLMTVPVGITLFKGQFVTDYPKMMASMLIAIFPAMALYFAFSKQIIKGMVAGSVKG, via the coding sequence ATGGGGGAGAGCAGTAAACGCCGTTTTTTGTCCGGGCTGGTTCCTAATCTGGTTTTGGCCGTTTTCTCCATTACCTGCATATTTCCGGCGATATGGCTATTCTATTCTTCGCTTAAAGGGAAGGCCGAGTTTTACGCCAACCCTATTTCGTTGCCGCACAGCCCGAACTTTCAGCAGTACATGGCGATTCTGACCAAAAGTAAAATCCTGCTGTGGATGGGCAACACCATCCGGAACAGCGTGCTGTCGCTGGCGATCATCCTGATTCTTGGCTTTATTATCGGATACTTTCTTTCCCGCTTCCGGTTTAAAGGGAAAAATGCGCTTTACAACTACTACCTGCTCGGGATGCTTGTTCCGATTCATGCCCTAATGGTCCCGATGTACGTGCTGTTTACGAAAAGCGGGATGGGCGATCAATGGTACACGCTGATTTTGCCGTATGCGGCCTTCGGTTTGCCGATTGCGATTTTCCTGGTAGAGAGCTATGTGCGAAGCATTCCTATTGAAGTGGAGGAAGCCGCCAACATTGATGGCTGCAGCTTCCATCGCACTCTGTTCAGCATCGTGCTTCCGATGTGCCAGCCGATCCTCGTTACCGTCGGCATCATTCAATTTTTTATCGTATGGAATGAATTTACGTTTGCGCTGATCCTGATCAGCAAGGAGACCCTGATGACCGTGCCGGTCGGCATCACGCTGTTCAAAGGACAGTTCGTTACCGATTATCCGAAAATGATGGCCTCGATGCTGATCGCTATTTTTCCTGCTATGGCTCTATATTTCGCGTTCTCCAAGCAGATCATCAAGGGCATGGTCGCCGGTTCGGTCAAGGGTTGA
- a CDS encoding sugar ABC transporter permease, producing MNQAIRPSRKAFILYMLPGFILYTFIVFVPIVLAFYYGFFDWSGGTKMNYIGLDNFIALAKDDIFIQSFVNNIYLTVLCIVGQIGFAFLFAILLNTRGVRFKAFHRTMSYFPSVLSAVVIGFIWTMLYDYNYGLINIFLKQIGKAEWIQPWLNNESLALTLVAIPLIWQYIGYYMIIILSALASIDPQVLEMAEIDGANGWKKAIHITLPLVKNTLIVCVTLCIAGTMKVFDHIYVMTGGGPGTSSNVMALNAYKTSFLSYKMGYGSAMSIGILILSLIFIAGTRWLLLSFTKDKEV from the coding sequence ATGAACCAGGCAATTCGCCCGTCAAGAAAGGCTTTCATATTGTACATGCTGCCGGGCTTTATCCTGTACACCTTTATCGTATTTGTTCCGATCGTCCTGGCCTTTTATTACGGGTTCTTTGACTGGTCGGGCGGGACGAAGATGAATTACATCGGTTTGGATAATTTTATAGCACTGGCTAAGGACGACATTTTCATCCAATCTTTTGTCAACAACATTTATCTTACGGTGCTGTGCATTGTCGGACAAATCGGCTTCGCCTTCTTGTTCGCCATACTGCTGAATACAAGAGGCGTAAGATTCAAGGCTTTTCATAGAACGATGTCTTACTTTCCGTCGGTATTATCGGCGGTCGTGATCGGCTTTATTTGGACGATGCTGTATGACTACAACTACGGTCTGATCAATATTTTTCTCAAGCAAATCGGAAAAGCGGAATGGATTCAGCCCTGGCTGAACAACGAAAGTCTTGCGCTGACACTGGTTGCGATCCCCCTGATTTGGCAATATATCGGATATTACATGATCATCATCCTTTCCGCTCTAGCTTCCATTGACCCGCAGGTGCTGGAAATGGCGGAGATCGACGGGGCGAACGGCTGGAAAAAGGCGATCCATATCACGCTTCCGCTCGTAAAGAATACGCTGATCGTCTGCGTGACGCTCTGTATCGCAGGGACGATGAAGGTCTTCGACCACATCTATGTCATGACCGGCGGAGGGCCGGGAACCTCAAGCAACGTGATGGCGCTAAACGCATATAAGACGTCCTTCCTTAGCTATAAGATGGGTTACGGCAGCGCGATGTCGATCGGCATCCTGATTCTAAGCTTGATATTTATCGCCGGAACGAGATGGCTGCTGCTGAGCTTTACGAAGGACAAGGAGGTGTGA
- a CDS encoding extracellular solute-binding protein, producing the protein MKKKKIIQIISFLAALSLILSACGSGSNGSGNGSANPGNSGAGGAKGEQIQLTFSHYYLEEERPTSAEMDSYMTLVEEWEANNPNVNLVQSVMSQADYSTKIQAQAAVNEIPDIFFLKGSWVSNFANNDLLMPINDYLDQYEHKDQFRKGVFDAATRDGNIYGIPNQLSITSVVFYNEQMWKEIGYDRFPDNWEDIYKAAEKFNEKGISAIALGNKDKWPAESSILSTMGDRFTGTDWTNSIIARDGSAKFTDPEFVSALDQMQSIAANKVFNPDFNIISNAQAEEYYAQGKAAATIDGHWALSYLLSNASEEVLGQTKVAILPPVDGGKGDNNTISGGAGWYVALNKNLEGAKLDAAMDFLFSTAGYDFSRVYAEKYGMTGPSLIEGTDLTQFPQLTQDFAALTGSLTFTPIYDMLMEGSIIESMNTGLQEVLNGTKTGQELAAQLQSGQDSL; encoded by the coding sequence ATGAAAAAGAAAAAGATCATTCAAATCATCTCATTTCTGGCAGCTCTCTCGCTAATCCTTTCTGCCTGTGGCAGCGGTAGCAATGGAAGCGGCAATGGCAGCGCGAACCCCGGAAATTCCGGTGCGGGCGGAGCCAAAGGAGAACAGATTCAATTGACCTTCTCGCACTATTATTTGGAGGAGGAACGTCCCACAAGCGCAGAAATGGACAGCTACATGACACTTGTTGAAGAGTGGGAAGCGAACAATCCGAATGTCAATTTGGTTCAGTCGGTCATGTCGCAGGCGGATTATTCGACAAAAATCCAGGCACAGGCCGCCGTTAACGAAATCCCGGACATCTTCTTCTTAAAAGGTTCTTGGGTGAGCAACTTTGCAAACAATGACTTGCTGATGCCGATCAACGACTATTTGGACCAATATGAGCACAAGGATCAGTTCCGCAAAGGCGTGTTTGATGCGGCTACGCGGGACGGCAACATTTACGGGATTCCGAATCAGCTCTCGATCACCTCGGTTGTTTTTTATAACGAACAAATGTGGAAAGAAATCGGGTATGACCGTTTTCCGGACAATTGGGAAGACATTTATAAGGCCGCTGAGAAATTTAATGAAAAGGGAATCTCCGCTATCGCACTGGGCAATAAGGACAAATGGCCGGCCGAATCCAGCATCCTATCGACCATGGGCGACCGTTTCACAGGCACCGATTGGACAAATTCGATTATAGCCCGTGACGGCAGCGCGAAATTTACCGACCCTGAGTTTGTAAGCGCACTCGATCAGATGCAGAGCATTGCCGCCAACAAAGTGTTTAACCCTGATTTCAATATCATCTCGAATGCACAGGCTGAGGAATATTACGCACAGGGCAAGGCGGCGGCTACCATTGACGGCCATTGGGCGCTTAGCTACCTGCTGTCCAATGCCTCGGAGGAAGTGTTAGGCCAGACCAAGGTTGCGATCCTCCCGCCAGTGGATGGTGGAAAGGGCGATAACAATACGATCTCCGGCGGAGCCGGCTGGTATGTGGCGCTCAACAAAAATCTGGAAGGCGCGAAGCTTGATGCAGCTATGGATTTCCTGTTCAGCACGGCGGGTTATGACTTTTCCAGAGTTTATGCCGAAAAATACGGCATGACCGGCCCAAGCTTGATTGAAGGCACCGATTTGACGCAGTTCCCGCAGTTGACGCAGGATTTTGCCGCATTGACCGGCTCCCTGACGTTTACTCCGATCTACGACATGCTGATGGAAGGCTCGATTATCGAAAGCATGAATACGGGGCTTCAGGAAGTGCTGAACGGTACGAAAACAGGCCAGGAGCTGGCCGCGCAGCTTCAGTCCGGGCAGGACAGCCTGTAA
- a CDS encoding AraC family transcriptional regulator, whose protein sequence is MDYTGTPNTMDSIMSPDIQAAFRIYATHWRKVNAAWRYPVHQHRAFEINIVLEGEQHMTVAGRPFLQHTGDILFIRPGVEHSSQGSGGPEGMTYYALNFDIDDSSLRRSLMMADSVILTGDTAEIADVRQALDDFIRSTISGEPDTHRQRLNALRASLRLLTALSGWALSELSDNPPAYEPSPPENAILLANAIEKHLEELVYASAAGGEGRVGIEDIAAKLGYSPAHCNRVFRQVYGKSPRQYLSGLIIRQAKLLLLNYSLSVEVIALRLGYRDASHFSKQFKRWTGLSPQGYRKLNHPDRREIDAEQHYRDNPFI, encoded by the coding sequence ATGGATTATACCGGCACACCTAACACCATGGACAGCATCATGTCTCCGGATATTCAGGCCGCCTTCCGCATTTATGCCACCCACTGGCGCAAGGTCAACGCCGCCTGGCGTTATCCTGTTCATCAGCACCGCGCGTTTGAAATCAACATCGTGCTGGAAGGCGAGCAGCATATGACTGTTGCCGGCCGCCCCTTCCTGCAGCATACCGGGGACATCCTGTTTATCCGGCCCGGCGTGGAGCATTCCAGCCAAGGCTCCGGCGGGCCGGAGGGAATGACGTATTACGCTCTTAATTTTGATATCGATGATTCATCCCTAAGACGCTCCCTCATGATGGCCGATTCGGTCATTCTTACGGGAGATACCGCAGAAATAGCGGATGTTCGGCAGGCGCTGGACGATTTCATCCGTTCTACGATTTCCGGTGAACCGGATACGCATCGCCAGCGCCTAAATGCGCTCCGCGCCTCGCTTCGGCTGCTCACCGCTCTTAGCGGCTGGGCATTATCGGAGCTGTCCGATAACCCGCCGGCGTACGAGCCAAGCCCGCCTGAGAACGCGATTCTGCTCGCCAATGCCATTGAAAAGCACCTTGAGGAGCTTGTCTACGCTTCAGCAGCTGGCGGTGAAGGGAGAGTCGGCATCGAGGACATAGCCGCTAAGCTGGGGTACAGCCCCGCCCACTGCAACCGCGTGTTCCGGCAGGTCTACGGCAAATCGCCGCGCCAGTATCTGTCGGGGCTGATTATCCGCCAGGCCAAGCTGCTGCTGCTGAATTACAGCCTGTCCGTAGAGGTAATCGCCCTGCGCCTCGGCTACCGGGACGCCTCTCATTTCAGCAAGCAGTTTAAACGCTGGACCGGCCTTTCTCCGCAGGGCTATCGCAAGCTCAACCATCCCGACCGCCGGGAGATTGATGCCGAGCAGCATTATCGCGATAATCCGTTTATATAA
- a CDS encoding glycoside hydrolase family 52 protein → MTPKNQFFNAHHSPIGAFASFTLGFPEAGGGFDLELGQSPMQNVYIGLEREDGSGYDSLPFHEMTGEDDRKRYDVEKEDDPAVKKKRRIIHHFPREEIKRDFRLATDSWSAGGLTFRIISQVRSVPDPKTASEQELKDVLVPAVLIEMEVDNTGCSRSRRAFFGFRKNDPAGSMRRLDDVSDRLSGIGQGRFIAIAAKRGTAQSGLYFNIEEILRPAHEENWGFGLGSSGAMLMDVPAGTKQTYRFAVCFHRAGYVTTGIDASYYYNRFFPNIESVAEYALFRFDALKEEAERANDLIDKSPLNEDQAFMLAHAIRSYYGSTQLLDYNGEPFWVVNEGEYRMMNTFDLTVDQLYYELRMNPWTVRNELDMFVKRYSYEDTVTFPGDRTEYPGGISFTHDMGVNNSLSRPGHSSYEIYGLDGCFSHMTHEQLVNWILCAAAYYDKTKDSAWIMHNIGMMARCLDSMLNRDHPDPSQRNGIMGLDSTRTKGGAEITTYDSLDVSLGQARNNIYLAGKCWAAYVAMEKLFAEFGMAEKAQTAGEQAVKCAATLVSSVTEQGYIPAVIGEGNDSKIIPAIEGLIFPYVTGCRDALERTGRFGAYIGVLDRHLRSVLQDGICLFEDGGWKLSSTSNNSWLSKIYLCQFIARQILGLTWDEQGRHADRAHVEWLTHPELSVWSWSDQIISGQITGSKYYPRGVTAILWLEEDAAEKQA, encoded by the coding sequence ATGACGCCGAAAAACCAGTTTTTTAACGCCCATCACTCCCCGATCGGGGCATTTGCCAGTTTTACCTTAGGTTTTCCCGAGGCAGGCGGGGGATTCGATTTGGAGCTGGGCCAGTCGCCTATGCAAAATGTATATATCGGCCTTGAACGGGAGGATGGCAGCGGATACGATTCACTGCCGTTCCATGAAATGACGGGAGAGGATGACCGCAAGCGCTATGACGTAGAGAAGGAAGACGATCCTGCTGTTAAAAAGAAGCGGAGAATCATCCATCATTTTCCCCGGGAAGAGATCAAGCGGGATTTCCGGCTGGCGACCGACAGCTGGAGCGCAGGCGGCCTGACCTTCCGCATCATTTCGCAGGTGCGCTCCGTTCCCGATCCGAAGACCGCTTCCGAGCAGGAATTGAAGGATGTGCTTGTCCCCGCGGTTCTGATAGAGATGGAAGTGGATAATACGGGATGCAGCCGGTCAAGACGAGCCTTTTTTGGCTTTCGCAAGAACGACCCTGCAGGCTCCATGCGCAGACTGGACGATGTGTCGGATCGGCTATCCGGAATCGGACAGGGCCGATTCATCGCGATTGCAGCCAAGCGCGGGACGGCGCAGTCCGGGCTCTACTTCAATATAGAGGAAATTCTCAGACCGGCACATGAAGAGAACTGGGGTTTCGGGCTCGGTTCGTCCGGGGCGATGCTGATGGATGTTCCGGCCGGGACGAAACAGACCTATCGTTTTGCCGTATGCTTCCACCGCGCAGGATATGTAACTACCGGAATCGATGCGAGCTATTACTATAACCGCTTCTTCCCGAATATCGAGTCGGTCGCTGAATATGCCTTATTCAGGTTTGATGCTCTGAAGGAGGAGGCAGAACGGGCGAATGATTTAATCGATAAATCCCCTTTGAACGAGGATCAGGCTTTCATGCTGGCCCATGCCATTCGCAGTTATTACGGCTCCACACAGCTGCTGGATTATAACGGCGAGCCCTTCTGGGTGGTTAATGAAGGCGAATACCGGATGATGAACACCTTCGATCTGACGGTGGATCAGCTGTATTATGAGCTGCGGATGAACCCGTGGACAGTGCGCAATGAGCTGGACATGTTCGTGAAGCGCTACAGCTATGAGGATACAGTTACGTTCCCGGGGGATCGCACCGAGTATCCGGGAGGCATCAGCTTTACGCACGACATGGGAGTCAACAATTCCTTATCCCGTCCCGGCCATTCCTCCTATGAAATATACGGCCTGGACGGCTGCTTCTCGCATATGACCCATGAGCAGCTGGTAAACTGGATACTTTGCGCGGCGGCGTATTACGACAAGACGAAGGACTCCGCCTGGATAATGCATAATATCGGCATGATGGCACGGTGTCTCGACAGTATGCTGAACCGGGATCATCCCGATCCGTCCCAGAGAAACGGTATCATGGGTCTGGACAGCACCCGCACGAAGGGCGGCGCGGAAATTACCACGTACGACAGCCTGGATGTCTCCCTTGGCCAAGCGCGCAACAATATTTATTTGGCGGGCAAATGCTGGGCGGCTTATGTGGCGATGGAGAAGCTGTTTGCCGAGTTTGGGATGGCTGAGAAGGCTCAGACCGCAGGGGAACAGGCTGTCAAATGCGCAGCAACGCTTGTGTCCAGCGTTACTGAGCAAGGCTATATTCCCGCCGTCATCGGGGAAGGCAATGATTCTAAAATCATACCAGCCATTGAAGGGCTGATATTCCCGTATGTGACGGGCTGCCGTGATGCATTGGAGCGCACCGGCCGCTTCGGAGCATATATCGGGGTGCTGGATCGTCACCTGCGCAGCGTGCTGCAGGACGGCATCTGCCTGTTCGAAGACGGGGGCTGGAAGCTGTCCTCGACGAGCAACAACAGCTGGCTCAGCAAAATCTACCTCTGCCAGTTCATCGCCCGGCAAATACTCGGGTTAACCTGGGATGAACAGGGCCGCCATGCCGACAGGGCCCATGTGGAATGGCTGACGCATCCGGAGCTTTCGGTCTGGAGCTGGAGCGATCAGATCATCTCAGGGCAAATCACGGGCAGCAAATATTATCCTCGGGGCGTAACAGCCATATTGTGGCTGGAAGAGGATGCGGCGGAGAAGCAGGCGTAA
- a CDS encoding NAD(P)-dependent alcohol dehydrogenase — MNNRAAFMTGLKRMEIREIPVPEPKEKEVLVKLEYVGICGSDVHYYEHGKIGDFIVNGDFILGHECAGTVVAIGKGVKQLQVGDRVALEPGVTCGQCEFCKSGRYNLCPDVEFLATPPYHGCFENYIAFPENMAFKLPSSITTREGALVEPLSVGMHAAKQGGVTLGSSVVILGAGCIGLTTLLASKAFGAIDITVVDVIPKRLDKALELGATRVINAAEMDAVKLIYELTDGVGVDVVMETAGAVKTVQQTAYMVKRGGTVVLVGMAPQDIIEYNFAKLLGKEAEIKTVFRYRNIYPQAIKAMDEGLIDVSGIVTHEYSFDEIAEAFDVNINQKNDVVKIIIKID, encoded by the coding sequence TTGAACAATCGCGCAGCATTTATGACCGGCCTGAAGCGAATGGAAATCCGCGAAATTCCAGTTCCCGAGCCAAAAGAGAAGGAGGTGCTCGTCAAGCTTGAATACGTCGGCATCTGCGGGTCGGACGTGCATTATTACGAGCATGGCAAAATCGGCGACTTTATTGTCAACGGCGATTTTATCCTCGGGCACGAGTGCGCGGGCACGGTCGTCGCTATCGGGAAGGGCGTCAAGCAGCTGCAGGTAGGAGACCGCGTAGCTCTGGAGCCGGGCGTGACCTGCGGACAATGCGAATTTTGCAAAAGCGGACGCTACAATCTTTGCCCCGATGTGGAATTTCTCGCTACCCCGCCTTATCATGGCTGCTTTGAAAACTACATTGCATTTCCGGAGAACATGGCGTTCAAGCTTCCTAGTTCTATTACGACCAGAGAGGGCGCGCTCGTCGAGCCGCTTTCGGTTGGCATGCACGCTGCCAAGCAGGGCGGCGTCACGCTCGGCAGCTCCGTGGTCATTCTTGGCGCAGGCTGCATCGGCCTGACGACATTGCTGGCCTCCAAAGCGTTTGGCGCTATCGACATTACCGTTGTGGACGTCATTCCAAAGCGGCTGGATAAAGCGCTAGAGCTTGGCGCAACGCGAGTCATCAATGCGGCCGAGATGGACGCAGTCAAGCTGATTTACGAGCTGACGGACGGCGTAGGCGTGGATGTTGTCATGGAGACCGCAGGGGCGGTAAAAACGGTACAGCAGACAGCGTACATGGTCAAGCGGGGCGGCACTGTCGTGCTGGTCGGCATGGCGCCGCAGGATATCATTGAATACAACTTCGCCAAGCTGCTGGGCAAGGAGGCGGAGATCAAAACGGTGTTCCGCTACCGGAACATCTACCCGCAGGCGATCAAGGCGATGGACGAAGGGCTTATCGACGTGTCCGGCATTGTGACCCACGAGTACAGCTTCGATGAAATTGCCGAGGCGTTTGACGTCAATATCAACCAGAAAAACGACGTCGTAAAGATTATCATCAAAATCGATTAA
- a CDS encoding sugar-binding domain-containing protein has product MKRFDLNDAWLLHEAPLHWGRDSLAAVKALKEGWYPCALPTDVRIPLIEHGIIQEPLESDHALASEWIEQRSWWYTKEFDGAGIDFDSDIIELVIETIDTNSDIFVNDQYVGSHRNVHYPFVRNIKDILTAGKNTLTVRVTTGLEDVTDSDLSELNWATCREYDNGGKDRGDYRRSYVRRPQYTVGWDWGPRVVTCGLGGNAYLRCEKEIAVREVKLVTVSAAQTARLKATVNIENLDIIGTINCDLQIDISYDGQSCVTKKLENLLLTSGTNYFDVDLEVENARLWWPAGHGDHPLYDVRVSATSANAKTEYPAFQFGIRTVELDTSILRGEERNFRLIVNGVPIFSKGGNWVPADFIHARVTDEKYETLIREAVEANFNMLRVWGGGLFERDIFYDLCDRNGLLVWQDFMMACSTYPDHKREFRDEMRAEMDYQTKRLRNRASIALFCGTNEVHWIFNKYDNPRWQIEFKHEKQYGMYIANILAKEIMYNNCSHIPYWNSSPYGGALPNDDTVGDVHRWHNAFMSLNMDERIEPMDFDTVNSKFVSEYGFVGPCSLESTKKYLGGEEIDFDSEVWQMHCNVFEKGTVVTGIAKNYLDRTDNLSIEDYLLYGGMVHSLMLEYSLEAIRFKEDCGGALFWMYNDAWGEVGWTIIDYYLSRKIPYYGVKRALAHTKLSMRVVDGNVVVQGMNDTAEKVSFQAEYGYISFDGTVRQTRTLEISLEPHSRVYLLTEKLPDQDYTKGSMMLIPDSDTVNSISLRTGDMKTMVFDPSPVEIVSDEQVGSDRKVTLTSKGYAHGVYVAGGYDCSDLYFDLLPGEVKTITVYSAGSEALKFASVR; this is encoded by the coding sequence ATGAAAAGATTTGATTTAAACGACGCATGGCTTCTTCACGAGGCGCCGCTGCACTGGGGCAGAGACAGCCTGGCGGCTGTAAAGGCTTTGAAGGAAGGCTGGTATCCCTGCGCGCTTCCAACCGATGTTCGTATTCCTCTCATCGAGCATGGCATTATTCAGGAGCCGCTTGAGTCCGATCATGCGCTCGCCAGCGAATGGATCGAACAGCGTTCCTGGTGGTACACCAAGGAATTCGATGGCGCGGGCATCGATTTTGACAGTGACATTATCGAGCTTGTGATCGAAACGATCGACACGAACAGCGATATTTTCGTCAACGATCAATATGTCGGCAGCCATCGCAATGTGCATTATCCTTTCGTTCGCAATATCAAGGACATTCTGACCGCCGGGAAAAACACGCTTACGGTGCGCGTCACTACCGGGCTGGAGGACGTTACCGATAGCGACTTGTCGGAGCTCAACTGGGCGACCTGCCGTGAATACGATAACGGCGGCAAAGACCGCGGCGACTATCGCCGTTCCTACGTAAGACGTCCGCAATATACGGTGGGCTGGGACTGGGGGCCGCGCGTTGTCACCTGCGGACTTGGCGGAAATGCATACCTGCGCTGCGAGAAAGAGATCGCGGTTCGCGAGGTGAAGCTTGTTACCGTTAGCGCCGCCCAGACAGCCCGGCTTAAAGCGACCGTTAACATCGAGAACCTGGACATCATCGGGACGATTAACTGCGATCTGCAGATCGACATTTCCTATGACGGGCAATCCTGTGTGACGAAGAAGCTCGAGAACCTGCTTCTGACCTCCGGCACGAACTATTTTGACGTGGATCTCGAGGTGGAGAATGCCCGGCTGTGGTGGCCTGCGGGACATGGCGATCATCCGCTGTACGATGTGCGGGTATCTGCAACGAGTGCGAACGCGAAGACCGAATATCCTGCATTCCAATTTGGCATCCGGACGGTCGAGCTGGATACGTCCATCCTGCGCGGCGAAGAGCGCAATTTCCGGCTGATCGTCAACGGCGTTCCTATTTTCAGCAAAGGGGGCAACTGGGTTCCAGCCGATTTCATCCATGCCCGCGTTACCGACGAGAAGTATGAAACCTTGATCCGCGAGGCGGTGGAAGCGAACTTCAACATGCTGCGCGTTTGGGGCGGCGGACTGTTTGAGCGGGATATTTTCTACGATCTATGCGACCGGAACGGTCTGCTGGTGTGGCAGGATTTCATGATGGCCTGCTCCACTTATCCTGACCACAAACGGGAATTCCGCGACGAGATGCGGGCCGAGATGGACTATCAGACCAAGCGCCTGCGCAACCGGGCATCCATTGCCTTGTTCTGCGGAACCAACGAAGTCCACTGGATCTTTAACAAATATGACAATCCGAGATGGCAGATCGAGTTTAAGCATGAGAAGCAGTATGGCATGTACATCGCGAATATTCTCGCCAAAGAGATCATGTACAACAACTGTTCCCACATTCCTTACTGGAACAGCTCGCCATACGGCGGGGCGCTTCCGAACGACGATACGGTCGGCGATGTCCACCGCTGGCATAACGCCTTCATGAGCCTCAATATGGACGAGCGCATCGAGCCGATGGACTTCGATACAGTGAACTCCAAATTCGTGAGCGAATACGGCTTCGTTGGCCCGTGCTCTCTGGAGAGCACGAAGAAGTATTTGGGCGGGGAAGAGATCGACTTCGACAGCGAAGTGTGGCAAATGCACTGCAACGTGTTTGAGAAAGGAACCGTCGTCACGGGCATCGCTAAAAACTATCTTGACCGCACCGACAATTTATCCATCGAGGACTATCTGCTGTACGGCGGCATGGTACACTCGCTCATGCTGGAGTATTCGCTGGAAGCGATCCGATTCAAGGAAGATTGCGGCGGCGCGCTGTTCTGGATGTACAACGATGCCTGGGGCGAGGTCGGCTGGACGATCATCGATTATTATCTGAGCCGCAAAATCCCGTATTATGGCGTAAAACGCGCATTGGCTCATACGAAGCTGTCGATGCGCGTGGTGGATGGCAACGTCGTTGTTCAAGGGATGAACGATACGGCAGAGAAGGTGAGCTTCCAGGCGGAATACGGCTATATTTCGTTCGACGGAACAGTTCGGCAGACGAGAACGCTGGAGATTTCCCTTGAGCCGCATAGCCGGGTTTACCTGCTTACGGAGAAGCTGCCGGATCAGGACTACACCAAAGGCAGCATGATGCTGATTCCAGATTCGGATACCGTGAACTCCATATCCCTGCGGACAGGCGATATGAAGACGATGGTATTCGATCCATCGCCGGTTGAAATCGTAAGCGATGAGCAGGTCGGATCGGATCGCAAAGTTACGCTGACCAGCAAAGGGTATGCGCACGGTGTGTATGTTGCGGGTGGTTATGACTGCTCCGACCTCTACTTTGATTTGCTGCCGGGTGAGGTGAAGACGATTACCGTCTATTCCGCAGGCAGTGAAGCGCTAAAATTTGCTTCGGTCAGATAA
- a CDS encoding D-lyxose/D-mannose family sugar isomerase produces MKKSVYQHFKPIILDYFDKAHIVLTEQEKDNLEIADFGLDQFAQVGLSIVTLINTDRCCAKEMVLLPGQTCPEHRHPAIPELNYPGKEETFRCRYGTVYLYVEGEPSSSIRGILPESGKEHYSVFHEIVLNEGEQYTIYPNTKHWFQAGPAGAVVSEFSTRSLDEYDIFADPRIDRIPRIED; encoded by the coding sequence ATGAAAAAATCAGTATATCAGCATTTTAAGCCCATCATTCTGGATTATTTCGACAAGGCCCATATCGTGCTGACCGAACAGGAGAAGGACAATCTGGAGATCGCCGACTTCGGGCTGGATCAATTCGCGCAGGTGGGGCTTTCCATCGTTACCCTGATCAATACCGACCGCTGCTGCGCAAAGGAAATGGTGCTTTTGCCGGGACAGACCTGTCCCGAGCACCGGCACCCGGCGATTCCCGAGCTGAATTATCCGGGCAAGGAGGAGACCTTCCGCTGCCGCTACGGCACGGTGTACCTGTACGTGGAAGGCGAGCCCAGCTCAAGTATTCGCGGTATTCTGCCGGAGAGCGGCAAAGAGCATTACTCCGTATTCCATGAAATCGTACTGAACGAGGGCGAGCAATACACGATTTATCCGAATACGAAGCACTGGTTCCAGGCAGGCCCGGCAGGTGCGGTCGTATCTGAATTCAGCACCAGAAGCCTGGACGAATACGACATTTTTGCCGATCCCCGCATTGACCGAATTCCTCGCATCGAGGACTGA